A stretch of the Photobacterium toruni genome encodes the following:
- a CDS encoding tRNA (cytidine(34)-2'-O)-methyltransferase, which yields MFDIALYEPEIAPNTGNIIRLSANCGANLHLIEPLGFDLEEKKLRRAGLDYHDLTHVYRHKNFEAFMEAMAGRRIFACTTKTTNYHVNAKFGEGDVLLFGPETRGLPAEFIASLPLEQRLRIPMQPDSRSLNLSNAVAIIAFEAWRQLDFNGAI from the coding sequence ATGTTTGATATTGCGTTATATGAACCTGAAATAGCCCCTAACACTGGTAATATTATTCGTCTTAGTGCTAACTGTGGTGCTAATTTACATTTAATCGAACCATTAGGTTTTGATTTAGAAGAAAAAAAACTACGTCGTGCAGGTTTGGATTATCATGATTTGACCCATGTTTATCGTCATAAAAACTTTGAAGCTTTTATGGAAGCGATGGCTGGTCGTCGTATTTTTGCTTGTACCACTAAAACAACGAATTACCATGTTAACGCTAAGTTTGGTGAAGGTGATGTACTGTTATTTGGTCCTGAAACTCGTGGCTTACCCGCTGAATTTATTGCAAGTTTACCTTTAGAGCAACGGTTACGTATTCCGATGCAACCCGATAGCCGCAGCTTAAACCTCTCAAATGCTGTTGCTATTATTGCGTTTGAAGCATGGCGCCAATTAGATTTTAATGGTGCGATCTAA
- the cpxA gene encoding envelope stress sensor histidine kinase CpxA encodes MKIPGFTHLYGRIFAIFWTTLLVVVVMLVLMFQYDPRSIQAIPDHHLKRLQSQATQVNQRLNQQHSTHKTDLIKRVKALTQRRDNQNNQLYFTTVNGEIIAPQKHTKALRNFITIADNPNKPRQRLYGRWLMAGPFIITTNDQPLFMYSGQIWRGAPPFFVQIMDKPFKLLLVTMLVSTPFLLWLAWAVTRPARRLQQAAERVARGEFEADPTLEQGPQEFKQAGASFNQMVDALNNIISGQQRLLSDISHELRSPLTRLRMATALAQRKQGQSSELSRIDTEAERLEKMISELLELSRMQVNSHQQQQIVDGHSLWYEMLEDARFEAEQHHKTLTYHHLQDWPIKGNPNLLISALENVIRNAIKYGDNVIEINFTQQQQQLLITIDDNGEGVPSDELDDIFRPFYRVSTARDRSSGGTGLGLAITESALRQHSGTIKATSSPLGGLRISITLPLIR; translated from the coding sequence ATGAAGATCCCTGGCTTTACTCATCTTTATGGACGTATCTTTGCTATATTCTGGACAACACTGCTGGTCGTGGTAGTAATGTTAGTACTGATGTTTCAATATGATCCTCGCTCAATACAAGCTATTCCTGACCATCACCTAAAACGACTACAATCACAAGCCACACAAGTTAATCAACGTTTAAACCAGCAGCATAGCACCCATAAGACTGATCTCATAAAGCGAGTTAAAGCTCTAACCCAACGCAGAGATAACCAGAATAATCAGCTTTATTTTACTACTGTAAATGGCGAAATTATTGCACCACAAAAACACACTAAAGCATTACGTAATTTTATTACTATTGCCGATAATCCAAATAAACCGCGACAACGACTTTATGGGCGCTGGTTAATGGCTGGCCCCTTTATTATAACCACCAACGACCAACCGCTCTTTATGTATAGCGGTCAAATATGGCGTGGGGCTCCACCCTTTTTTGTTCAAATAATGGATAAACCCTTTAAATTATTATTGGTTACCATGCTCGTCAGCACCCCATTTTTATTATGGTTAGCATGGGCGGTAACGCGCCCAGCTCGACGACTACAACAAGCAGCAGAGCGCGTTGCGCGGGGTGAATTTGAGGCAGATCCCACTTTAGAACAAGGTCCACAAGAGTTCAAACAAGCGGGTGCCAGTTTTAATCAAATGGTCGATGCTTTAAATAATATTATTAGTGGTCAACAACGATTGCTATCAGATATTTCTCATGAATTACGATCACCATTAACGCGACTTCGTATGGCGACAGCACTCGCACAGCGCAAACAAGGTCAAAGCAGTGAGTTATCTCGCATTGATACTGAAGCTGAGCGACTTGAAAAAATGATCAGTGAGTTATTAGAGTTATCACGAATGCAAGTCAATAGCCATCAGCAACAGCAAATCGTTGATGGCCATAGCCTGTGGTATGAAATGTTGGAAGATGCTCGTTTTGAAGCCGAACAACACCATAAAACATTAACCTATCATCACCTTCAAGATTGGCCGATAAAAGGTAATCCAAATTTATTAATCAGCGCATTAGAAAATGTGATTCGCAATGCGATTAAATATGGTGATAACGTCATTGAAATTAATTTCACTCAGCAACAGCAGCAATTACTGATCACAATTGATGATAATGGTGAAGGTGTACCAAGTGATGAGCTTGATGATATTTTTAGACCATTTTATCGTGTATCAACCGCGCGTGATCGTAGCAGTGGCGGTACAGGGTTAGGACTTGCAATAACAGAAAGCGCCCTTCGCCAGCATAGTGGCACTATCAAAGCGACCTCAAGCCCACTGGGTGGGTTGCGAATCAGTATCACATTACCCTTAATCCGTTAA